A single region of the Microbulbifer sp. MKSA007 genome encodes:
- the dapB gene encoding 4-hydroxy-tetrahydrodipicolinate reductase codes for MAVKVAVTGFGGRMGRALAEALSLSDKAELSAAIVRPGSSLVGADAGEVAGLGRSGLAIVDSLDKADFDVLIDFTAPKATVENTAYCAEKNLPIVIGTTGFDSEQKNKVLAYADQVPLCLASNFSTGVNLCFKLLETAARVMAEEADIEIVEAHHRHKVDAPSGTALSMGEVIAETLGRDLDKVAVYGREGQTGARDRDTIGFATVRGGDVVGEHSVMFLAEGERVEISHRASSRLSFARGAVRAALWMMGEEGSARAPGHYDMRDVLGLN; via the coding sequence ATGGCGGTAAAAGTGGCGGTGACGGGATTTGGTGGTCGAATGGGGCGAGCGTTGGCGGAGGCTTTGTCCCTGTCTGATAAGGCCGAACTGTCAGCGGCTATAGTGCGGCCTGGCTCCAGCTTGGTCGGCGCTGATGCCGGTGAAGTTGCCGGTCTGGGCCGCAGCGGCCTCGCTATTGTGGACAGCCTTGATAAGGCAGACTTTGACGTACTTATTGATTTCACTGCCCCTAAAGCGACCGTGGAAAATACTGCCTATTGTGCGGAGAAGAATCTCCCCATTGTAATCGGCACCACGGGCTTTGATAGCGAGCAAAAAAATAAAGTATTGGCTTATGCGGATCAGGTGCCGCTGTGCCTTGCCAGTAATTTTTCCACCGGGGTAAACCTGTGCTTTAAATTGTTGGAAACTGCTGCGCGGGTAATGGCGGAAGAGGCCGATATCGAGATTGTCGAAGCCCATCATCGCCATAAAGTGGATGCACCTTCCGGCACGGCACTGAGTATGGGAGAAGTGATTGCGGAAACTCTGGGGCGCGACCTGGATAAAGTGGCAGTTTACGGCCGCGAAGGTCAAACCGGAGCCCGCGATAGGGACACTATCGGTTTTGCCACAGTGCGCGGTGGTGATGTGGTAGGTGAGCATTCGGTGATGTTTCTGGCGGAAGGTGAGCGGGTCGAAATTAGCCACCGCGCCAGCAGCAGGCTCTCTTTTGCTCGCGGTGCTGTGCGCGCGGCACTGTGGATGATGGGAGAGGAAGGGAGTGCGCGGGCGCCTGGGCATTACGATATGCGCGATGTGCTCGGCCTTAACTAA
- the carB gene encoding carbamoyl-phosphate synthase large subunit: MPKRTDIQSILIIGAGPIVIGQACEFDYSGAQACKALREEGYRVILVNSNPATIMTDPAMADATYIEPVEWRTVAKIIEQERPDAILPTMGGQTALNCALDLDKHGVLKEFNVELIGADKDAIEKAEDRDLFDKAMKAIGLETPRAKIVHSMEEAKKVPEEFGFPVIIRPSFTMGGSGGGVAYNWPEFEEICKRGLDLSPTNELLIDESLLGWKEYEMEVVRDKNDNCIIVCSIENFDPMGVHTGDSITVAPAQTLTDKEYQLMRNASIAVLREIGVETGGSNVQFGVCPKTGRVVVIEMNPRVSRSSALASKATGFPIAKVAAKLAVGYTLDELQNDITGGATPASFEPSIDYVVTKIPRFTFEKFGEADARLTTQMKSVGEVMAIGRTFQESMQKALRGLEVGSFGLESKIDPSKDGAENRLRSELSVPGAERIWYVGDAFRMGMSVGEVYDLSGIDPWFLVQIEELIKIEEPLKSLPTSALTTEQMRFLKRKGFSDRRLADLLGVSQKTVREFRHKLGVFPSYKRVDTCAAEFSTSTAYMYSTYDEECEAQPSDKKKIMVLGGGPNRIGQGIEFDYCCVHAALAMREDGYETIMVNCNPETVSTDYDTSDRLYFEPVTLEDVLEIVAKEKPEGVIVQFGGQTPLNLARYLANEGVPIIGTTPEQIDRAEDRERFQQMIMRLGLKQPKNAIVRSVSEAIQAAKDVGYPLVVRPSYVLGGRAMEIVYKEDELLTYMKEAVQVSDEAPVLLDHFLNAAIEVDIDAVSDGKDVVIGAIMQHIEQCGVHSGDSACSLPPYSLPADVQDRMREEVKAMARELGVVGLMNTQLAYQDGEIYVIEVNPRASRTVPFVSKCIGTSLAKVAARCQAGISLQEQGFTEEIVPDYYSVKESVFPFNKFPKVDPILGPEMKSTGEVMGVGATFAEAFDKGLVAAGDRLPESGRAFISVRDFDKADAVGVARDLVELGFEVIASRGTAKVLQENNIPVTTVNKMSEGRPHIVDMIKNDEIALVVNTTEGRQAIRDSADIRRSAENHQVCYTTTLAAAQAMAMAMRQEQPLQVRRLQDLHQRVVKLS, encoded by the coding sequence ATGCCAAAACGCACAGATATCCAAAGCATTCTGATTATCGGCGCAGGCCCCATCGTGATCGGCCAGGCGTGCGAATTTGACTACTCCGGCGCCCAGGCCTGTAAGGCGCTGCGCGAAGAGGGTTACCGGGTGATCCTGGTGAACTCCAACCCGGCCACCATCATGACCGACCCGGCCATGGCCGATGCCACCTACATCGAGCCGGTGGAGTGGCGCACCGTTGCCAAGATTATTGAGCAGGAGCGCCCCGACGCCATCCTGCCCACCATGGGCGGCCAGACGGCACTGAACTGCGCCCTTGACCTGGACAAGCACGGTGTCCTGAAGGAGTTCAATGTCGAGCTGATCGGTGCGGACAAAGACGCTATCGAGAAAGCGGAAGACCGCGACCTGTTCGACAAGGCGATGAAGGCCATCGGCCTGGAAACTCCGCGCGCCAAGATCGTCCACTCCATGGAAGAGGCGAAGAAAGTACCGGAAGAGTTCGGTTTCCCGGTAATTATCCGTCCGTCCTTCACCATGGGTGGTTCCGGTGGCGGTGTGGCCTACAACTGGCCGGAGTTTGAAGAGATCTGTAAGCGTGGTCTCGACCTCTCCCCCACCAACGAACTGTTGATCGACGAATCCCTGCTCGGCTGGAAAGAGTACGAGATGGAAGTGGTTCGCGATAAGAACGACAACTGCATCATCGTATGTTCCATCGAGAACTTCGACCCGATGGGCGTACACACCGGTGACTCCATCACCGTTGCCCCGGCGCAGACGCTGACCGACAAGGAATACCAGCTGATGCGCAACGCCTCTATCGCGGTACTGCGCGAGATCGGCGTTGAGACTGGCGGCTCCAACGTACAGTTCGGCGTCTGCCCGAAGACTGGTCGCGTGGTTGTGATCGAGATGAACCCCCGCGTATCCCGCTCCTCCGCACTGGCCTCCAAGGCCACCGGCTTCCCGATCGCCAAGGTCGCGGCCAAGCTGGCAGTGGGTTACACCCTGGACGAGTTGCAGAACGATATCACCGGTGGTGCTACTCCGGCGTCCTTCGAGCCGTCTATCGATTATGTTGTCACCAAGATCCCGCGCTTCACCTTTGAGAAATTCGGTGAAGCTGATGCACGCCTGACCACCCAGATGAAGTCTGTGGGTGAAGTGATGGCAATCGGCCGTACCTTCCAGGAGTCCATGCAGAAAGCTCTGCGCGGCCTGGAAGTGGGCAGCTTCGGCCTGGAAAGCAAGATTGACCCGAGCAAAGACGGCGCCGAGAACCGCCTGCGCAGCGAACTCTCCGTTCCGGGTGCCGAGCGCATCTGGTACGTGGGCGACGCCTTCCGTATGGGCATGAGCGTCGGCGAAGTTTACGACTTGTCGGGTATCGATCCCTGGTTCCTGGTTCAGATCGAAGAGCTGATCAAAATCGAAGAGCCGCTCAAGTCACTGCCTACCTCGGCGCTGACTACTGAGCAAATGCGCTTCCTCAAGCGCAAAGGCTTCTCCGATCGCCGCTTGGCGGACCTGCTGGGGGTGAGCCAGAAGACTGTGCGCGAGTTCCGCCACAAGCTGGGTGTATTCCCTTCTTACAAGCGCGTGGACACCTGTGCTGCTGAGTTCAGCACCTCTACTGCGTACATGTACTCCACCTACGATGAGGAGTGCGAAGCGCAGCCGTCCGACAAGAAGAAAATCATGGTACTCGGCGGTGGCCCCAACCGTATCGGCCAGGGCATCGAGTTCGACTACTGCTGTGTACACGCCGCTCTGGCGATGCGCGAAGACGGTTACGAGACCATCATGGTCAACTGTAACCCGGAGACTGTTTCCACCGACTACGACACTTCTGACCGCCTCTACTTCGAGCCGGTAACCCTGGAAGACGTGCTGGAAATTGTTGCCAAAGAGAAGCCGGAAGGCGTGATCGTACAGTTCGGCGGCCAGACTCCGCTGAACCTGGCGCGCTACCTGGCCAACGAAGGTGTGCCGATTATCGGTACCACACCAGAGCAGATCGACCGCGCCGAAGACCGCGAGCGCTTCCAGCAGATGATCATGCGTCTCGGCCTCAAGCAGCCGAAGAACGCTATCGTGCGCTCTGTCTCCGAAGCCATTCAGGCGGCGAAAGACGTGGGCTACCCGCTGGTTGTGCGCCCATCTTACGTACTGGGCGGCCGCGCCATGGAGATCGTCTACAAAGAAGACGAGCTGCTCACTTATATGAAAGAAGCGGTACAGGTTTCCGACGAAGCGCCGGTACTGCTGGACCACTTCCTCAACGCCGCTATTGAGGTGGATATCGATGCGGTATCCGATGGCAAGGACGTTGTGATCGGCGCCATCATGCAGCATATCGAACAGTGTGGTGTTCACTCCGGTGACTCCGCTTGCTCCCTGCCGCCTTATAGCCTGCCGGCGGATGTGCAGGACCGTATGCGCGAAGAAGTGAAAGCCATGGCTCGCGAGCTGGGCGTAGTTGGCTTGATGAATACCCAGCTGGCCTACCAGGACGGCGAGATCTACGTGATCGAGGTGAACCCGCGCGCTTCCCGTACTGTACCTTTCGTCTCCAAGTGCATCGGCACTTCACTGGCGAAAGTGGCTGCGCGCTGTCAGGCGGGTATCAGCCTGCAGGAGCAGGGCTTTACCGAAGAAATCGTGCCGGACTACTACTCCGTTAAAGAGTCTGTATTCCCGTTCAACAAGTTCCCGAAAGTGGACCCGATTCTCGGCCCCGAGATGAAATCCACCGGCGAAGTAATGGGCGTAGGCGCTACCTTCGCAGAGGCCTTCGACAAGGGCCTGGTTGCCGCTGGCGACCGCCTGCCGGAGTCCGGACGCGCATTTATCTCTGTGCGTGACTTCGACAAGGCCGACGCAGTGGGCGTAGCTCGCGATCTGGTGGAGCTTGGCTTCGAAGTAATTGCCAGCCGTGGCACCGCCAAGGTCTTGCAAGAAAACAATATTCCCGTTACAACCGTCAACAAGATGAGTGAAGGTCGCCCGCATATCGTCGATATGATTAAGAACGACGAGATTGCATTGGTAGTGAACACTACCGAAGGGCGCCAGGCGATTCGCGACTCTGCGGATATCCGTCGCAGTGCCGAGAACCACCAGGTGTGTTACACCACCACCCTGGCAGCGGCCCAGGCCATGGCGATGGCCATGCGTCAGGAGCAGCCGCTGCAGGTTCGCCGCCTGCAAGACCTTCACCAGCGTGTCGTAAAGCTGTCCTAA
- a CDS encoding YfiR family protein yields the protein MTISSPGSLRTIPALILFLTVLFTGVGAQAAVQLSDTPLGRRVMVDYIVHFAYHLQWPVNAFANSSAPFKVCLMGGDSLGEPLAARFKNQRIDGRDVELEKIEVKEMLRARKCQIVVLSTLDRPTLLKALVALEFFPVLTVSDAERFAATGGMIEFADSGREVALRMNKTMLEKAELKMGSSLFRLGRKPE from the coding sequence ATGACGATATCCAGCCCAGGTTCACTCCGCACTATTCCCGCCCTGATACTTTTCCTGACAGTACTTTTCACCGGTGTGGGTGCCCAGGCTGCGGTGCAGCTCTCCGATACGCCTTTGGGGCGGCGGGTAATGGTGGATTACATAGTGCACTTCGCCTACCACCTACAGTGGCCGGTCAATGCCTTTGCCAACAGTAGTGCCCCGTTCAAGGTGTGCCTAATGGGTGGGGATTCTCTCGGTGAGCCACTGGCGGCCCGATTCAAGAATCAGCGTATTGATGGGCGGGATGTGGAGCTTGAGAAAATTGAGGTCAAGGAGATGCTGCGGGCGCGCAAGTGCCAGATTGTGGTGCTGAGTACCCTGGATCGCCCCACACTGCTCAAGGCGTTGGTGGCACTGGAGTTTTTCCCGGTACTGACGGTTAGCGATGCCGAGCGCTTTGCCGCCACTGGCGGTATGATCGAGTTTGCCGACAGCGGCCGGGAGGTGGCCCTGCGTATGAATAAGACCATGCTGGAGAAGGCGGAGCTGAAAATGGGCAGCAGTCTTTTCCGGTTGGGACGCAAGCCGGAGTGA
- the rimK gene encoding 30S ribosomal protein S6--L-glutamate ligase: MRIGLLASNPDLYSNRRIMEAGAERGHRMSFLDIRQCYMKLDPDEPEVHYRDGRILNSLDAVIPRIRPSQTFYGCALTRHFESLDIFALNGSAAISQSRDKLFSLQLLQQSGLNIPTSGFANSPVDTNELIEMVGGAPLVVKLLEGTQGRGVVLAETRKAGESVINAFKSLKANLLVQEFIREAEGKDLRLFVIDGRVVASIQREAAPGEFRANIHQGGTASVVKVTAEEKRLAVKAAKVLGLKVAGVDIIRSRKGPLLLEVNSSPGLEGIESATRKDVAGAMIISIEKALKWRPILPGEDL, translated from the coding sequence CTGCGCATCGGGCTGCTGGCATCGAACCCGGATCTCTACAGTAACCGGCGCATTATGGAAGCGGGAGCCGAACGCGGACATCGCATGAGTTTTCTCGATATCCGCCAGTGCTACATGAAGCTCGACCCTGATGAGCCGGAAGTGCACTACCGGGATGGCCGCATACTCAATAGCCTGGATGCAGTTATTCCCCGCATTCGCCCCAGCCAGACCTTTTACGGTTGTGCGCTGACGCGGCACTTTGAGAGCCTGGATATTTTTGCCCTGAATGGCTCTGCCGCTATCAGTCAGTCCCGGGATAAATTATTTTCCCTGCAGTTGCTGCAACAAAGTGGATTAAATATCCCCACCTCCGGGTTTGCCAATTCCCCAGTGGATACCAACGAGCTGATCGAAATGGTGGGCGGTGCGCCACTGGTGGTGAAGTTGCTAGAGGGAACCCAGGGGCGCGGTGTGGTCCTGGCAGAAACCCGCAAGGCCGGGGAATCGGTGATTAATGCGTTTAAGTCCCTCAAGGCCAATCTCCTGGTGCAGGAGTTTATTCGCGAAGCGGAGGGAAAGGATCTTCGTTTGTTTGTTATCGATGGTCGTGTGGTGGCCTCGATTCAGCGCGAGGCGGCACCGGGGGAGTTTCGTGCCAATATTCACCAGGGCGGTACGGCTTCGGTAGTTAAGGTCACCGCAGAGGAGAAGCGCCTGGCGGTCAAGGCTGCCAAGGTGTTGGGGCTGAAGGTGGCGGGTGTGGATATTATTCGCTCCCGCAAGGGGCCGCTGCTATTGGAGGTCAATTCCTCACCGGGACTTGAGGGCATCGAGAGCGCTACGCGCAAGGATGTTGCTGGGGCCATGATCATATCTATCGAAAAGGCGTTGAAGTGGCGCCCGATTTTGCCGGGGGAGGATCTTTAG
- the greA gene encoding transcription elongation factor GreA, with protein MNRVPMTVEGAEALRSELDNLKKVERPTVVQAIAEAREHGDLKENAEYHAAREKQGFIEGRIQEIESKLSHSLVIDVKSIEPSDKVIFGTTVTIIHLDDDKEVTYKIVGDDEADVKKHKISVNSPIARALIGKEVGDVVVVQTPSGAVEYEIDAVEHL; from the coding sequence TTGAACCGGGTACCAATGACCGTTGAAGGCGCAGAGGCGCTGCGCTCAGAGCTGGACAATCTGAAGAAAGTTGAACGCCCTACTGTTGTACAGGCGATTGCTGAAGCGCGCGAACACGGTGATTTGAAGGAAAATGCCGAATACCACGCAGCGCGGGAAAAGCAGGGCTTTATCGAAGGCCGTATCCAGGAAATCGAGAGCAAGCTATCCCACTCGCTGGTCATTGATGTGAAAAGCATCGAGCCCAGTGACAAGGTAATTTTCGGTACTACGGTAACGATTATTCACCTGGATGACGATAAGGAAGTCACATACAAAATTGTGGGTGACGACGAGGCCGATGTTAAAAAGCACAAGATTTCGGTGAACTCTCCGATTGCCCGTGCGCTGATTGGCAAGGAAGTGGGTGATGTGGTGGTAGTCCAAACACCTTCCGGTGCGGTGGAGTACGAAATCGATGCGGTTGAGCACCTGTAA
- the carA gene encoding glutamine-hydrolyzing carbamoyl-phosphate synthase small subunit — protein sequence MPHNFMQSTTPALLVLADGSVFEGRAIGAHGSSVGEVVFNTSMTGYQEILTDPSYARQIVTLTYPHIGNTGTNQEDEECADIWAAGLVIRDLPLLASSFRNEQSLEDYLRERNIVGIADIDTRRLTRLLRDKGAQSGCIVAGDNIDREEALAKAKEFAGLKGMDLAKVVSTKEAYPFSEGTWELGEGHKAAPEQPFKVVAYDFGVKRNILRMLVDRGCDITVVPAETPASEVLAMNPNGVFLSNGPGDPEPCEYAITAIREILDAGIPTYGICLGHQLLGLAVGGKTAKMKFGHHGGNHPVQDLNSTKVMITAQNHGFEVDADSLPDNVEVTHKSLFDGTLQGIHLKDKPAFSFQGHPEASPGPHDVAPLFDHFINLMKERA from the coding sequence ATGCCCCACAACTTTATGCAGAGTACAACTCCCGCGCTGCTGGTGCTCGCAGATGGTAGTGTCTTTGAAGGACGCGCAATCGGTGCCCATGGCAGTTCTGTTGGCGAGGTCGTGTTCAACACATCCATGACCGGCTACCAGGAGATCCTCACCGATCCCTCCTACGCCCGCCAGATTGTGACTCTGACCTACCCGCACATCGGCAATACTGGCACCAACCAGGAAGACGAAGAGTGCGCTGATATCTGGGCCGCCGGCCTGGTAATCCGCGACCTGCCGCTGCTGGCCAGCAGCTTCCGCAACGAGCAGTCCCTGGAGGACTACCTGCGCGAGCGCAATATCGTTGGTATCGCCGATATCGACACCCGTCGCCTGACGCGCCTGCTGCGCGACAAAGGTGCGCAGAGCGGTTGCATCGTTGCCGGTGATAATATCGACCGCGAAGAAGCCCTGGCCAAGGCCAAGGAATTTGCCGGTCTGAAAGGGATGGACCTGGCCAAGGTAGTGAGCACCAAGGAAGCCTACCCCTTTAGCGAAGGTACCTGGGAACTGGGCGAAGGCCACAAGGCCGCGCCGGAACAGCCCTTCAAAGTGGTGGCTTACGACTTCGGTGTGAAGCGCAATATCCTGCGTATGCTGGTGGATCGCGGCTGTGACATCACCGTAGTACCGGCGGAGACTCCGGCTTCCGAAGTACTGGCGATGAATCCCAACGGTGTATTCCTGTCCAATGGCCCCGGCGACCCCGAGCCCTGTGAATACGCGATCACCGCTATTCGCGAAATCCTGGACGCTGGCATCCCCACCTACGGCATCTGCCTGGGCCACCAGTTGTTGGGCCTGGCGGTGGGCGGTAAAACTGCCAAGATGAAGTTCGGTCACCACGGTGGTAACCACCCGGTACAAGACCTGAACAGCACCAAGGTGATGATCACCGCGCAGAACCACGGTTTCGAAGTGGACGCCGATAGCCTGCCGGACAATGTGGAAGTTACCCACAAGTCCCTGTTCGACGGTACCTTGCAGGGTATTCACCTGAAGGACAAGCCGGCCTTCAGCTTTCAGGGACACCCGGAAGCGAGCCCGGGCCCACACGATGTGGCGCCGTTGTTCGACCACTTTATCAATTTGATGAAAGAGCGCGCCTAA
- the dnaJ gene encoding molecular chaperone DnaJ, whose translation MSKRDYYEVLGVERGASDAELKKAYRRVAMKFHPDRNPDDKESENKFKEANEAYEVLSDSEKRAAYDQFGHAGVEGQMGGGGAGGFGGFSDIFGDVFGDIFGGGGGGRRGGPARGSDLRYDLELDLEDAVRGTTVKIRVPTLAACGTCSGSGAKPGSSPQTCGTCGGAGQVRMQQGFFSVQQTCPNCRGRGTTISDPCGSCHGRGRVEETKTLSVKVPPGVDTGDRIRLSGEGEAGPDGGPAGDLYVQVVVKEHDLFQRDGKNLYCEVPISFVSAALGGELEVPTLDGKVKLKIPAESQTGKLFRLRGKGVSPVRGGATGDLLCRVVVETPVNLSGKQKDLLQEFSNTLSEKKNSPRQTGWFEGVKNFFGDMKL comes from the coding sequence ATGTCGAAACGCGATTATTACGAAGTCCTCGGCGTCGAGCGCGGCGCTTCGGATGCAGAGCTGAAAAAAGCCTACCGCCGGGTGGCAATGAAGTTTCACCCGGACCGTAACCCCGATGACAAGGAATCTGAGAACAAATTCAAGGAGGCCAATGAGGCCTACGAGGTTTTGTCGGATTCCGAGAAGCGCGCAGCTTATGACCAGTTTGGCCACGCCGGTGTGGAAGGCCAGATGGGCGGTGGCGGCGCTGGTGGATTCGGTGGCTTCTCCGATATTTTTGGCGATGTGTTCGGCGATATCTTCGGTGGTGGCGGCGGTGGCCGTCGCGGCGGCCCTGCTCGCGGTTCCGATCTGCGCTATGACCTGGAATTGGACCTGGAAGACGCGGTGCGTGGCACCACGGTCAAGATTCGCGTTCCAACTCTGGCAGCCTGTGGTACCTGTAGCGGTTCCGGGGCCAAGCCCGGTTCCTCTCCGCAAACCTGTGGTACCTGTGGTGGTGCTGGCCAGGTGCGTATGCAGCAGGGTTTCTTCTCTGTTCAGCAAACCTGCCCCAACTGTCGCGGTCGCGGTACCACTATCTCCGATCCCTGTGGCAGCTGTCACGGTCGCGGTCGCGTAGAGGAAACCAAAACCCTGTCTGTTAAGGTACCGCCCGGTGTGGATACTGGCGATCGCATTCGCCTGTCCGGTGAAGGTGAAGCCGGGCCCGATGGCGGCCCCGCTGGTGATCTCTATGTACAGGTAGTGGTGAAAGAGCACGATCTGTTCCAGCGCGATGGCAAGAACCTCTACTGCGAAGTGCCGATTAGCTTTGTTTCCGCTGCCCTCGGTGGCGAGCTGGAAGTGCCGACTCTCGACGGTAAAGTGAAGCTGAAGATTCCTGCGGAAAGCCAGACCGGCAAACTGTTCCGCCTGCGCGGTAAAGGTGTTTCCCCGGTTCGCGGTGGTGCAACCGGCGACCTGCTGTGTCGCGTTGTGGTAGAAACTCCAGTGAACCTGTCCGGCAAGCAAAAAGACTTGCTGCAAGAGTTCTCTAATACCCTCAGCGAAAAGAAAAATTCACCGCGTCAGACCGGTTGGTTTGAAGGGGTGAAAAACTTCTTTGGTGATATGAAGCTTTAA
- the dnaK gene encoding molecular chaperone DnaK has protein sequence MGKIIGIDLGTTNSCVAVLDGDKARVIENAEGDRTTPSIVAFTDDNEILVGQSAKRQAVTNPQNTLFAVKRLIGRKFKDDVVQKDIKMVPYTITEADNGDAWVEVKGDKKAPPQISAEVLKKMKKTAEDFLGEKVEAAVITVPAYFNDSQRQATKDAGRIAGLDVKRIINEPTAAALAYGLDKQGGDRTVAVYDLGGGTFDISIIEIADVDGEKQFEVLSTNGDTFLGGEDFDLRLIEYLADEFKKDQGIDLKGDPLAMQRLKEAAEKAKIELSSSQQTEVNLPYITADATGPKHLVVKLTRAKLESLVEELVTRSLEPVKIALQDADLSASGVDEVILVGGQTRMPMVQQKVTEFFGKEPRKDVNPDEAVAMGAAIQGAVLSGDVKDVLLLDVTPLTLGIETMGGVATPLIDKNTTIPTKKSQVFSTADDNQTAVTIHVVQGERKQAAQNKSLGRFDLADIPPAPRGMPQIEVTFDIDANGILHVHAKDKATGKEQSIVIQASSGLSEDEIDKMVQDAEANAEADKQFEELVQTRNTLDGLISATKKTLEEAGDKATAEEKAAIEAAVTEAEEAVKGNDKAAMEAATTKLTEASGPVAQKMYAEQAQAAGAEGAAGAGAQGEQQSSAGDDAVDAEFEEVKDDKKEGK, from the coding sequence ATGGGAAAAATTATCGGCATCGACCTGGGTACCACTAACAGCTGTGTAGCGGTACTGGATGGTGACAAAGCGCGTGTAATCGAAAACGCCGAAGGCGATCGCACTACACCTTCTATTGTTGCCTTCACTGACGACAACGAAATTCTGGTAGGTCAGTCTGCCAAGCGTCAGGCGGTGACCAATCCCCAAAATACTCTGTTTGCGGTTAAGCGTTTGATCGGCCGTAAATTCAAAGACGACGTTGTCCAGAAAGATATCAAGATGGTTCCTTACACCATCACTGAAGCTGACAACGGCGACGCTTGGGTAGAAGTGAAAGGCGATAAAAAAGCTCCGCCGCAGATCTCTGCCGAAGTCCTGAAGAAAATGAAAAAGACTGCGGAAGACTTCCTCGGCGAGAAAGTAGAAGCTGCAGTAATTACCGTACCGGCTTACTTCAACGACTCCCAGCGTCAGGCTACTAAAGACGCCGGCCGCATTGCGGGCCTGGACGTTAAGCGTATTATCAACGAGCCGACTGCCGCTGCACTGGCATACGGCCTGGACAAGCAGGGCGGTGACCGCACTGTAGCGGTATACGACCTGGGTGGTGGTACCTTCGATATCTCCATCATCGAAATTGCCGACGTAGACGGCGAGAAGCAGTTCGAAGTACTGTCCACCAACGGTGACACTTTCCTCGGTGGTGAAGACTTCGACCTGCGCCTGATCGAATACCTCGCAGACGAGTTCAAGAAAGACCAGGGCATCGACCTGAAAGGTGACCCCCTGGCAATGCAGCGCCTGAAAGAAGCTGCAGAAAAAGCCAAGATCGAGCTGTCCTCCAGCCAGCAGACCGAAGTCAACCTGCCGTACATCACTGCAGACGCTACTGGTCCCAAGCACTTGGTGGTTAAACTGACCCGCGCCAAGCTGGAAAGCCTGGTAGAAGAGCTGGTTACCCGTTCCCTGGAGCCGGTAAAAATCGCTCTGCAAGACGCCGACCTGTCCGCTTCCGGTGTAGACGAAGTGATCCTGGTAGGCGGTCAGACCCGTATGCCAATGGTTCAGCAGAAAGTAACCGAGTTCTTCGGCAAAGAGCCGCGCAAAGACGTTAACCCCGACGAAGCCGTTGCCATGGGTGCTGCTATCCAGGGTGCCGTACTGTCCGGTGACGTTAAAGACGTACTGCTGCTGGACGTAACCCCGCTGACCCTGGGTATCGAAACCATGGGTGGCGTTGCGACTCCGCTGATCGACAAGAACACCACTATCCCCACCAAGAAGTCCCAGGTTTTCTCCACTGCGGATGACAACCAGACTGCGGTAACCATTCACGTGGTTCAGGGTGAGCGCAAGCAGGCTGCACAGAACAAATCCCTGGGGCGTTTCGACCTGGCCGATATCCCACCGGCACCGCGCGGCATGCCGCAGATCGAAGTAACCTTCGACATCGATGCCAACGGTATCCTGCACGTACACGCGAAGGACAAGGCCACTGGTAAAGAGCAGTCCATCGTGATCCAGGCTTCCTCCGGTCTGTCCGAGGACGAGATCGATAAGATGGTTCAGGACGCTGAGGCCAATGCCGAAGCGGACAAGCAGTTCGAAGAGCTGGTGCAGACTCGCAACACTCTCGATGGCCTGATTTCTGCGACCAAGAAGACTCTGGAAGAAGCTGGCGACAAAGCCACCGCTGAAGAGAAAGCAGCTATTGAAGCGGCTGTTACCGAAGCGGAAGAAGCCGTTAAAGGCAATGACAAGGCCGCTATGGAAGCTGCAACTACCAAGCTGACTGAAGCTTCCGGTCCGGTTGCCCAGAAGATGTACGCCGAGCAGGCTCAAGCCGCTGGTGCTGAAGGTGCCGCTGGCGCTGGTGCCCAGGGCGAGCAGCAGTCCTCCGCTGGCGACGACGCGGTAGACGCAGAGTTCGAAGAAGTTAAGGACGACAAAAAAGAAGGTAAGTAA